One region of Bacterioplanoides sp. SCSIO 12839 genomic DNA includes:
- a CDS encoding Tim44 domain-containing protein, protein MKSFLTLLTSLCLVFAFVGEAQAKRFGGGGFGKSHKTTPFFKKKQEPQKQADQKNGQNQPAQKGRGLMGGMLGGLLAGGLFAYLLGSGAFEGIQFMDILLLAAVAFIALKIFRSMAAGQRQPAHAGVSSNGTGQAMQRQSVEMPPKAGAAQMFDTGSSHDETPLNLPQGFDVEAFVQGSLEHYRTVQQAWNDGNLEVIEEYVSAPLFAGLKQQRERLMVPPQTEILDLNAEIVRADQTGSVAEISILFRGLCKDELEKSEDGIFDTWHLERDTAVEGSNWVIVGIEAE, encoded by the coding sequence ATGAAATCATTTCTGACTCTATTAACGTCACTTTGTTTGGTTTTCGCCTTTGTTGGTGAAGCCCAGGCCAAACGTTTTGGCGGTGGAGGCTTTGGCAAAAGCCACAAAACCACACCTTTCTTCAAGAAAAAGCAGGAACCTCAAAAACAAGCAGACCAGAAAAATGGCCAGAACCAGCCAGCACAAAAAGGCCGGGGCCTGATGGGTGGCATGTTAGGTGGTTTATTGGCTGGCGGCCTGTTTGCTTACCTGCTGGGCAGCGGTGCCTTTGAAGGCATTCAGTTTATGGATATTCTGCTGCTGGCGGCAGTTGCCTTTATTGCGTTGAAGATTTTCCGCTCGATGGCTGCAGGTCAACGCCAGCCTGCGCACGCTGGTGTTAGTAGTAATGGTACTGGCCAAGCGATGCAACGCCAAAGTGTTGAAATGCCCCCCAAAGCTGGTGCCGCGCAGATGTTTGATACTGGCAGCAGTCATGACGAAACGCCCTTAAATCTGCCACAAGGGTTTGATGTCGAAGCCTTTGTTCAGGGTTCACTGGAACATTATCGCACCGTTCAACAGGCCTGGAACGATGGTAATCTGGAAGTGATCGAAGAATATGTGTCAGCCCCGCTGTTTGCCGGTTTAAAACAACAACGTGAACGCCTGATGGTGCCACCACAAACGGAAATTCTGGATCTGAACGCCGAGATCGTCCGCGCCGATCAGACTGGTTCTGTGGCCGAAATCAGCATTTTGTTCCGTGGTTTATGTAAGGATGAACTGGAAAAATCCGAAGATGGTATTTTTGATACCTGGCACCTGGAGCGTGATACCGCAGTCGAAGGTTCTAACTGGGTGATTGTTGGCATCGAAGCCGAATAA
- a CDS encoding TraB/GumN family protein, with protein sequence MRLILSLIFSLICLSTLAETSLWKVSNGDKHIYLGGTFHMLAESDYPLPAEFEDTYQKVNWLVFETDISALESAEFQQQFQQAFLLPAGETLKTALSDTAFQQLSDYCQQNQIDLRPFMPFKPQFISLIIVVQELQKYGLTAEGVDNYFYNKAKADNKLTTQLESPNQQLHFLANMADGNEDNLIQQTLADAKELESMMDGMRKAWRDGDDKTMDILGIKPMQQDYPKIYQSLLVERNNNWMPRIETLLTHQEPKLVLVGALHLAGQDGLLAQLKNKGYRVAQVP encoded by the coding sequence ATGCGTCTGATACTCAGCCTGATTTTTTCCCTTATTTGTTTATCAACACTGGCCGAAACCTCTCTATGGAAAGTCAGCAACGGCGACAAGCATATTTATCTGGGCGGCACGTTTCATATGCTGGCGGAGTCGGATTATCCATTACCCGCTGAGTTTGAAGATACCTATCAGAAAGTGAACTGGCTGGTATTTGAAACCGACATCAGTGCGCTCGAAAGTGCTGAGTTTCAACAGCAGTTTCAGCAAGCCTTTTTATTACCCGCCGGAGAAACACTCAAAACCGCCTTATCGGACACAGCGTTTCAGCAACTCAGTGATTACTGCCAGCAAAATCAGATCGACCTGCGCCCTTTTATGCCCTTTAAACCACAATTTATCAGCCTGATTATTGTGGTGCAGGAACTGCAGAAATACGGTTTAACCGCAGAAGGTGTGGATAATTATTTTTATAACAAAGCCAAAGCCGACAACAAACTGACCACCCAACTGGAAAGCCCGAACCAGCAGCTGCATTTTCTGGCGAATATGGCCGACGGCAACGAAGATAATCTGATTCAGCAAACCTTAGCTGACGCCAAAGAATTAGAAAGCATGATGGACGGTATGCGTAAAGCGTGGCGCGATGGTGATGACAAAACCATGGATATTCTGGGTATTAAACCCATGCAGCAGGATTACCCTAAAATTTATCAGAGTTTACTGGTTGAGCGGAATAATAACTGGATGCCTCGCATCGAAACCTTATTAACTCATCAAGAACCTAAACTTGTCCTTGTGGGCGCTTTACACCTGGCAGGTCAGGACGGTTTATTAGCTCAATTAAAAAACAAGGGGTATCGCGTCGCTCAAGTGCCATAA
- a CDS encoding TetR/AcrR family transcriptional regulator codes for MSRPSLKEQRYQQVMDAYETCVARHGLEGATLERIADQACLARPLIRHNVGNRRDLLQGLMRRFEQRCDEFIRYLQDAENNTDSTEQFVTALFQRDCDTARLAYSLAASAQEDESIDALLKRWGEMLKQFLVVYLKRHYLDASDEAINAVAVGISAIYSNAQIYRAMNVEGLNERSGRAATRLVESLAHT; via the coding sequence GTGTCCCGACCAAGTCTGAAAGAACAGCGTTACCAGCAAGTGATGGATGCTTATGAAACCTGTGTTGCTCGCCACGGTCTTGAAGGTGCTACGTTGGAGCGTATTGCAGATCAGGCTTGCCTGGCACGTCCTTTAATACGTCACAATGTTGGTAATCGTCGTGATCTTCTTCAGGGATTGATGAGGCGATTTGAGCAGCGCTGTGATGAATTCATCCGTTATTTACAAGACGCTGAAAATAATACGGATAGCACTGAACAATTTGTCACTGCGTTATTTCAACGTGATTGTGATACTGCACGATTGGCCTATTCCCTTGCGGCTTCAGCACAGGAAGATGAATCGATTGATGCTTTGTTAAAGCGTTGGGGTGAAATGCTCAAGCAGTTTCTGGTGGTTTATCTTAAGCGACATTATTTGGACGCTTCTGATGAAGCAATTAATGCGGTTGCTGTGGGCATCAGTGCTATCTATTCGAATGCGCAGATTTATCGTGCTATGAATGTCGAAGGTCTTAATGAGCGCTCTGGTCGGGCAGCTACCCGCTTGGTCGAATCCTTAGCACACACCTGA
- a CDS encoding OmpP1/FadL family transporter produces MLKQTSVLSVAVMLASQAMASGFKINEQATSGSGRAFAGSAAVADDASVVFFNPAGMSRLERSQGSFGFSYLHLEGSFEGVRTDAAGVPSTLPATPETPYGEAGTYNDGGDFLPNAVIPFGYYVHKLDDKAAIGIGVFAPFATHTNYAQGSLQGSLADETQLTTIDIQPSFSYQLTETFSFGVGIDIVYAKGLLSTEVDLVPLSAAYSAADAGQQINPEDYRGYENKFEVTGEDVGYGWNFGMMWDVLPSTTLGFAYRSDVDFDLEGEAEFKQSEGVMAYAEQLNRLVPADVNADKTLINALQSGFQDTTLLDANGNPATGTVAKQDARVPLTGARSATFSVAHDYDDRLKLLAGATWTDWSSFQNFDIIATDSGVIDDLAGLGENYIGRFVQKWHDTISYSVGGEYLVNQDWVIRTGYAFDESPVKPKYRASRVPDNDRQWLTVGATYTLSKHWSFDASAAYMFMDKSKVDEYSYDLDGNRQGLQNLKGEYEIDAMGVSFQANYRL; encoded by the coding sequence ATGTTGAAGCAAACCTCAGTCTTATCTGTGGCGGTTATGCTTGCCTCTCAGGCAATGGCATCGGGTTTTAAAATTAATGAACAGGCCACCAGTGGTTCAGGCAGAGCTTTTGCTGGCAGCGCTGCAGTAGCTGACGATGCATCCGTTGTGTTTTTTAACCCGGCAGGCATGAGTCGCCTTGAGCGTTCTCAAGGGAGCTTTGGATTTTCCTATCTTCATCTCGAAGGCAGTTTTGAGGGGGTAAGAACAGATGCCGCAGGCGTTCCCAGCACACTGCCCGCTACACCTGAAACACCGTATGGTGAAGCCGGTACCTATAATGATGGCGGTGATTTTTTACCAAATGCCGTTATTCCTTTTGGCTATTATGTCCATAAGTTAGATGACAAAGCAGCGATTGGCATTGGTGTTTTTGCTCCATTCGCAACTCATACAAATTATGCTCAGGGCTCCCTACAGGGAAGCCTCGCAGATGAAACTCAGTTAACCACCATTGATATTCAACCAAGTTTTTCCTATCAATTAACAGAAACCTTCTCATTTGGTGTCGGTATCGACATTGTTTACGCCAAAGGTTTATTAAGCACAGAAGTGGATCTGGTGCCATTATCAGCCGCTTATTCTGCCGCCGATGCTGGCCAACAAATTAACCCTGAAGACTACCGCGGTTATGAGAATAAATTTGAAGTAACCGGTGAGGACGTCGGTTATGGCTGGAACTTCGGCATGATGTGGGATGTATTGCCAAGCACCACGCTGGGCTTTGCCTACCGCTCCGATGTTGACTTTGACCTTGAGGGTGAAGCCGAATTCAAGCAATCCGAAGGAGTGATGGCTTATGCTGAGCAGTTAAATAGACTGGTTCCAGCAGATGTTAATGCTGATAAAACACTAATCAACGCACTACAGTCTGGATTCCAGGACACGACACTGCTGGATGCCAATGGCAACCCAGCAACCGGAACAGTTGCCAAACAAGACGCCCGAGTACCATTAACTGGTGCTCGCTCGGCTACCTTCAGTGTCGCTCATGACTACGATGACCGCCTGAAACTGTTGGCTGGTGCTACATGGACAGATTGGTCTTCATTCCAAAATTTTGACATTATCGCTACCGATAGTGGTGTTATTGATGACTTGGCTGGTTTGGGTGAAAACTACATAGGTCGATTTGTCCAGAAATGGCACGATACAATCTCATATTCTGTCGGAGGTGAGTACTTGGTCAATCAAGACTGGGTCATACGCACAGGTTATGCTTTTGATGAATCCCCTGTTAAGCCCAAATATCGCGCTTCACGTGTTCCAGATAATGACCGCCAGTGGTTAACAGTAGGGGCGACGTACACCTTAAGTAAACACTGGAGTTTTGATGCAAGTGCCGCGTATATGTTCATGGATAAATCTAAAGTAGATGAGTACAGCTACGATCTAGATGGCAACAGACAAGGATTACAAAACCTGAAAGGTGAGTACGAAATAGACGCAATGGGTGTATCTTTTCAGGCTAACTATCGCCTGTAA